The region gcgatgatgaagatgaagacgAGGATGAAGAGGCGAACTTCCCATCAAAATTGGTACTAACTGTTCCTTTTATTCATATtgattgaaattttgacagAGACTGATGGTTTGAGTAAACTGCGTTTTGCAGGGAAgagttttgaaagaaaaagaaagtggaAAAAGAGACTGGAAACAGGTGATAAAAAGGAGAATTGAGGATACAAGCATGACATTGAAGAAACAAGCAAACAAATATTCTAGTCATATACGACAGTGGTGGAGGGGAAAGAAGACAACCATCTCAAAGAAGGGAGTGAAAACAGAACTTTAGTGCTGATATCTATTCCCTAACCATTGGAACAAAATTACAACATCACCACGTTTGGTACTGATATGGCCATGAATTTGGAAGGAAATCAAATGAGAACTTCACAATCACCTCTTGGAATCATTGGTTGTGCTGTCTGGTGTATTTTTGGTGAGTCAATTGTTGTCTAATGATGTTGTATGTGAAGCGTGTATCTATGGTGAGTCAACTAGTTTTGCATTAACTATGGCAGTTAAATGATGTGTATGCTTCATTATTCACGTTGGAACATCAATAGTTTCAGTTTAGTTTGGTTTTAAAATGTTAGTTTGATACAAATCATAACTAGTgagaaaagaatgaaaatgtTATGTTAGGCTGTTCTTATTGGTTTTGCCTCTGGCTTTGGTTGAGCCAGAATTTTTGCAGGCATTTATGTGCATGACAACTGGTGACTTCAATGGAGAATGGTAACGTGGAGATTTGTGTCTCTCCTGCATGCTTGTCTTTGTGATTTATCGAACAGACCAGAGAATGTATATAGGGGGGAAATTGAACATGAAAGTCGTTCATAAAGTAAAACTTACTACTTTCATCTTGGATGTTTCCATTATACTTATGTTATATTTTGTACGGCCCAGTTTAACACGGTTTGTTAAATTAATGTATATCTTAAACATGCTAAGGCGAAGTATAAGGAATAAGAATGTGGTTATCCTATGCGCTAGAACACAGTCATGACATTAACGTCAGTGACATGACATTGAACTCTGGTTTTGGTTATATTAAAGTTCAGTAAACTGATATAAATAAAGGTCAGCATTTGAGCAAAAGAATTATAGGAATTCTACAACTTGGCATGACAGTGGATTGAAGCAGAGGATAGGCTTGGgttgaattttaaattgttactTATTTTCACACCAGTCAAGTTTTAATGAATTTGTGAGATAATAAGTTTAATTTTACATacattttgaataatttatgttaatttattcattgtattttaattcaaatataaaatgcttttaaaaattaaagttgaaaCATTTACTATACTTCAAGTTAAATTTatagtttgaaatttttatataattactttataatttaaacaGTTTAACTACTAAAGTAACTTATctatatttctaaaaaaaaattaagtataaacataaaaaatatataaaataaaaataacgtaTGGGTTAGGTTTTAGGTGGGTAGCTTTTGTCATCCCTGTCCTTGTTAAAATAAAGTTGCACATGTACATTTGCTTACGTTGAAAAGTTTCAGTTCAATAAATCGTTTTGTTTaattcttataataaattttttacatatacATACCGAAGAACTTCTTTGGTTAATATCAAGTAGTTTTAAGATGGTATCTACCAAAGGTGGGAATAGCAAATTGAATCCTGCATTGATATCAGAACTCAAATAATTCACTAATTCTGGGTGTAGAGCTTTAGGAATAGCATTGTAATGTTCTGCATCAACCTCCATTCAGAGACCTACAATGAGTGTTGTGATAGCAGAGTTAAAACAGTGTTTGACAATGGAATCTCCTAGTAACACTGAAACATTTGTGCCCCCTCCAAAACAAATCTACACTGAATTCTACAGTTCATCAGAAGCACATTCTTATGATAGTGAATCTATCACCTATTCTTTCCCAAGATAGCAGTATACATGGGACCATTGGGATTCATTAATTAAACTGTAATTTTTTGTGAAATTGTAAGACGAAAGGCACACTGTTACTgcaagaaaattattaattttgtattgacttcattttatctctatacTTTCTAACACTAGTTGCAATGAAAAATGCAACATTAGCAGAAATTAGTTGTGTACTGTCATAACTTTTCACCAACCTGTAATACAGCCAccagtttgaaaaaattataaataacgTACGAGATCAGTTAgtttttcaagatttatttGACCTAAACACTATAGTAGTACAATCATCTCCAGTGAAAAATTATAACTACATCTACAAATCCCGACTTCCACACTGTCAAGATCAGTGGATAACTTTGGAATGGTTGAAAAGGCCTGCATTGTCCTCTGCTATGTACAGCAGAAGAATCAAATGATTGCCATGTTAAGCATCCACAGCGAACTGAAACTTCAATATCGTCAATCAAGAAACAACTAAATCAAACTTGAGAGTGAATTCGTCTTTAGGCTCCATCAATGGTGAGGTTTAACTCTTGAAGCAAAAGTTTCAGCAACCAGCAGAGGGAATGCTATCGTTGCATCACAATGGACCTGTTTTAATGTACAAAAAGACATTTAAGAGATATGGTATTGATGGTTGTTTGGTACCTATTTTGTTTCATGAATATTAATAGTGTTTGAgtagttaaatatttattaattgcgGGTTTTATAATAAAGGGTACAATATGCATGGCTACAACAAAGTAAAAACTGATGAAAAGGAATTATTAAAAACATGCCGAGAAAATTGGCATTGCTACATGCAAGGCAAAGAAAGAAAATCTGAAAAGGAAAACACTTGAGAAAGTATGCATAAGATGTACCTTAACAGTTTTAGCAGATCCACGTATTTTTCCCCATGAAACAGCCTCATCAGGACGAGCTCCAGAATCACTACCATCATATTCTTGTGCAGTATTGATAAAAACAGCATAGTCTGCCCCATTACGCATCATATTGGCATTGCAAATGTGATGTTTTGGAAGGCCACCTCCTAAAATGATCATTCCCGTCTTCCTGGGACTTGCATGAACAGCTTCACCATTCATTGCCCTTATATCTAGTTATATTGCAAACTATTTTAGTGATGGTTCCCagatttttcaaaatcatgcatGCAACAAAAAGCAGAAAGAGTGTGGAAAAAACCTTGCACTACGTCCAGAATCAGACCAGGATTGCGGAAGGAATGGAAGTACAGCATATCCCCCAACGAGCCATCAGTTAATCCCGGACAAAAAACAGGAATGTTGTTCtacaaaatatcataaaaatgttattaatattatatcgTAATATGTATTACAATTCCCAAATTGTTCAGTAGATCTGAACATCTAAACAAATAACTGCATTGCATCTTGTATATACTATTATATAGAGCACAACAGATATGGACAAGAGTCTAATTACGAAAAAGATTCAAATCAGAAACAGAGTAGTACAGGGAGCAGCACGACCCATTAAAAGTTGGTCTCATAATTACCTTGTACGCCCAGTAAAGGTAAGAGCTTTCGTTGTTTATTTCTTTCCCCAACCGAGCTATTAACTTAGATGGTGTCCATAACACATTCTGCGAAACAGAAAATGCACCAAGGAAAAAGTTACAAGTGAAAACTTCAAAAGAATTTGCTTTGGAGAAGGTTTGCCAGGTCATGCATAAAATCATAGTTTAGTTAGTTTGATTTTGGTTTAGCACAAACTAAACATGAATCACAATTACAAACAAAAGTatgaattaataaatatgacCGCAGGTGTTCCACGAAAACCAAACTACATATTTTACATTGCATTGAACGCATAAGgtaaataaaatacctcagtgTTTTGTTCCTTTAACATCTGATCGAAAATAGGAATAATCCAGTCCTCAAATTTGCAGTAGTTGTCATTAGGGACCAACAAATTACCAATCCGATTCAACCCTTTTGAGCGTAGATACGCCCCAGGCAGAGAGAAATCTCCTATAAATGTTGGTGCAAGGCACTTTATAAGATCTTCTTCAATGCCACCTGTAGTTGTAACAACTACATCAACCTGCACATAGCAAAACatgcaaaaaacaaaaaaaaagaacaaaatcaataaattgACTTGAATTTACTATTTAACCATGATGGTGTGAGAAGCACTGAAGAATACCATTGGAAAGGCTTGAATTGGCCTTTGAACAAGGGAAAGTGACTCACCATGCGATGCTGAAGAAGAAACCGAACAATGTCTCTAACACCAGAGGAAATAAGATTAGAAGTGAAACCCAGAAACACTTTACAAGTCACGCATTTTCGGTACTCCAAGTCCCTCTCATGGTCACTGCAATCCTCAGTCACGGCTTCATCAACTAGCCTCCAATCTAGCTTCAACCCAAAAATCACAACTTTATAAGCAAAAAAGCACAAGTTCACCTAAACATAGAAATTTGGTTAGACAAAACAAACCATTTGATTAACTACTTGGATGGCATCACCGAGATTCGAAGCCTGAAACCCAGTGGTGGCCATGGACCTGAGTAGCAGCGGATAGTTAACGCCACGGTTGAAATCATAGCCTTCAATCTTAGCACATTTTCCATCAAGGCTTTCTGATTCTTTGAACACCGTGGAATGAACTGATGCTAGCACTTCTTCTCCCTTTCTCTTTGTTTCTTCCATTATTCTCTCTCTCCACTGCACGCAACGCCACTGAGACGgtgttttaagttttaaaaaggaATTTAGAATTcacaaaccaaaatcatataGCTATGGAGAAGTCAGCACAAACAATAAGCATTTGTCTCAAACATATGAGGTATCAAAGAACATCTCTACAATCAAGTATTCTAAACGAAATTTAAATCATCAACAATCCAAATTTAACTCATTATTCACTTCCTCATAAGCATAGCCCAAAGAATGCATTAACTCAGATTCAAACCACAATTATAAACTGAAAAAACCCCAATTAATGAAAACAGCAAAAGGCTTGGGCTCAATTACCAATTAACGAAATGCTCATTCCAAACAAATCAATTATGGAATTAAATCTATACCAATgcgattcatttttttttttcatggccATTTCCTCACTCATGTAACCCAAACAGTACTGACTCTAGCTCctcaatccaaatacaaacttaGATACATTATAAACCAATGATTCCCATCCAAAAAACAATCAGAAGATACCAACCCAGTCACGAACCAAAACACCAACAAAATCGACTTAAACCCAAAAACATAAAGTGCACACATAGATTCCA is a window of Vigna unguiculata cultivar IT97K-499-35 chromosome 4, ASM411807v1, whole genome shotgun sequence DNA encoding:
- the LOC114181781 gene encoding deoxyhypusine synthase isoform X1; translated protein: MEETKRKGEEVLASVHSTVFKESESLDGKCAKIEGYDFNRGVNYPLLLRSMATTGFQASNLGDAIQVVNQMLDWRLVDEAVTEDCSDHERDLEYRKCVTCKVFLGFTSNLISSGVRDIVRFLLQHRMVDVVVTTTGGIEEDLIKCLAPTFIGDFSLPGAYLRSKGLNRIGNLLVPNDNYCKFEDWIIPIFDQMLKEQNTENVLWTPSKLIARLGKEINNESSYLYWAYKNNIPVFCPGLTDGSLGDMLYFHSFRNPGLILDVVQDIRAMNGEAVHASPRKTGMIILGGGLPKHHICNANMMRNGADYAVFINTAQEYDGSDSGARPDEAVSWGKIRGSAKTVKVHCDATIAFPLLVAETFASRVKPHH
- the LOC114181781 gene encoding deoxyhypusine synthase isoform X2 yields the protein MVDVVVTTTGGIEEDLIKCLAPTFIGDFSLPGAYLRSKGLNRIGNLLVPNDNYCKFEDWIIPIFDQMLKEQNTENVLWTPSKLIARLGKEINNESSYLYWAYKNNIPVFCPGLTDGSLGDMLYFHSFRNPGLILDVVQDIRAMNGEAVHASPRKTGMIILGGGLPKHHICNANMMRNGADYAVFINTAQEYDGSDSGARPDEAVSWGKIRGSAKTVKVHCDATIAFPLLVAETFASRVKPHH